The Breoghania sp. L-A4 sequence GCCGCCGTGGTGCTGGGCTCGCTGAGCCCGCGCACCCGCAACGCCCAGGTCGAGCTGTTCCAATCCGGCGATGTCGACGTGCTCGTGGCCACCGACGCCATCGGCATGGGCCTCAACCTCGACGTCGACCACGTGGCGTTTGCCGGCGACCGCAAGTTCGACGGCTACCAGTACCGCAGTCTCACCGCGGCCGAGATCGGCCAGATCGCCGGCCGCGCCGGCCGCCACATGCGCGACGGCACCTTCGGCGTCACCAGCCGTGTGGACACCTTCCCCGACCCGTTGGTGGACACGATCGAGAACCACCGCTTCGATCCGCTGAAGATGCTGCAGTGGCGCAACTCGGCGCTGGATTTCTCGACGCTCAAGAGCCTGCGCGCCTCGCTCGACGAGATTCCGCGCGAGCCGGGCCTGACCCGCGCCCGCCGGCCGTCGACCTCCTGGCCCTTGAACGCGCCGCCCGCGACCCCGATATCGTGGACGCGGCGGACACCCGCGAGCGGGTTTCCCTGCTGTGGGACGTGTGCCAGCTGCCCGACTACCGCAAAATTGCCCCTGCCAATCATTACGATCTTATCGCCAGACTTTACGGTTTCCTTACCCGCGACGGGACATTGGAAGACAGTTGGATGGCGGAGCAGGTTGCCTTCGCCGACAGGATGGACGGGGATATCGATACCCTGGCCAACCGAATCGCGCATATACGGACCTGGACCTTCGTGGCCAACCGGCCGAATTGGCTGAAAGATCCTGTGCATTGGCAAAATGTCACGCGGGACATAGAAGATAGACTATCGGACGCCTTGCACGAACGCCTGACGCAGCGTTTCGTGGATCGGCGCACCAGCGTATTGATGAGACGTTTGAGAGAGAACGCAATGCTCGAAGCGGAGGTTACGCCCACAGGCGATGTGCTCGTCGAAGGACAGCATGTCGGTCATCTGCAGGGTTTCAGGTTCGCGCCGGATCCGGCGGCGGACGGCCCGGATGGCAAAGCCCTGCGCGCCGCCGCGACCAAGGCGCTGGCCAGCGAGATCGAAGCCCGCGCCGAACGCATCGGCCGCGCGCCGGACACCGACATCAAACTGGCCTCTGACGGCGCCTTCCGCTGGAACGGCGAGATTGTCGGCCGGCTGACCGCCGGCGAGGACGTGCTGCGTCCCGGCGTGCTGCTGCTGTCGGACGAACAGCTCACCGGGCCGGCGCGCGACGCGGTGCAGGCGCGGCTGGACCTGTGGCTCGCCACCCAGATCGCGACCTTGCTGAAGCCGCTGGTGGACCTGCGCGACAGCCCCGAACTGACCGGCCTGGCCCGTGGCCTGGCGTTCCGCATGGTCGAGGCTCTGGGCATTGTCGAACGCGCGGAGGTCGCCGACGACGTGCGCCAGATCGACCAGAGCATGCGCGCCACGCTGCGCAAGCTCGGCGTGCGCTTCGGCGCCTACCACATCTACGTGCCGGCGCTGCTCAAGCCGGCCCCCAGCCAGCTCATCGCCCAGCTCTGGGCGCTGCGCAACGGATCGCTCGACATGCCGGGCCTTGCGGAAATCCCGCAGTATTCCGCCTCCGGCCGCACCTCGATCCCCACCGATCCCGAATTCGATCCTCTGCTCTACCGCGTGGTGGGCTTCCGGGTCTGCGGCAGCCGCGCGGTGCGCGTCGATATTCTTGAACGGCTGGCCGACATCATCCGCCCGCTGATCCACTGGAAGCGCGCGCCCGCCGTCCAGGGCGAAGCCGCCGCCATGCCCGACGGCGCGATCGAAAGCGGCAACGGCTTCACCGTCAATGTGGCGATGACCTCGCTGCTCGGCTGCTCGGGCGAGGATTTCGCCTCGATCCTGAAATCGCTGGGCTACCGTGTCGAGCGCCGCGAGATCCCCAACCCGGCGCTGACGCCGCAGGCCTCGCCGGAGGCATCCGCCCCGGCGGAAGCAGCGGTTGAGACCCCCGTTGAGAAATCCGCCGATGCCCCGCGGGCGCGGTCGCAGAGGCTCCGGCTGAAGAGATCGCCGAGCCTGCGGCTGAACCGGCGGAAACCGCGGCCGAAGCACCCGCCGGCGAGATGACCGCCGACGAACCGGCCCCTGTCGATGCGACCGAACCCGAACCGGTATCTCAGGCCACCGCCGAGCCCGCCGCGGCGGAACCGGAAACGGCAAAGACCGAGGACGCCGCAGCGGCGGATGTCCCGGCCACGGTCACGCAGGAAGTCTGGCGCCCGGGCCGCACCGATCGCCGTCCGCGCCAGCAGAGCCAGCGCAACCAGCGCCAGGGCGCGCAGGGCGATGCCGAAAGCAAGCCCGGTGAGGGCGAAGGCAAGCCGCGCCAGAACCGCAACCGCGACAACCGCCGCGACCAGAACCGCGCTCCCAACCGGCCTCACGGCAAGGGCGCGCCGGCCAAGTCCGGCGGCAAGCCCAGTGAATCCAGACCCGGCGGATCCAAGCCCGCACCGCGCCCCGCGCCGAAGCCGCGGCCGATCGATCCGGACTCCCCCTTCGCCGCCCTCGCCGCCCTGAAGGCCGACATGGAAAAGGGCAAGAACAAGAACTGAGGAAGACGATCCGCCGTGCAAGCCGACCGTCTGCGCATCGACAAGTGGCTGTGGTTCGCGAGGGTGACGAAATCGCGCACCCTCGCGCAAAAGCTTGCGTCCTCGGGAAAATTGCGGATGAATTCGGAGCGGGTCTCCAGCGCCAGCCATGCGGTGCGCCCCGGGGACGTGCTGACCATCGCGCTGGAGCGCCGCGTTCTGGTGCTGCGCATCGTGGCCCTCGGCAACCGCCGCGGTCCCGCCAGCGAGGCGCAGACGCTTTATGAGGATCTCAGTCCGCCGCCACCGCCGCGCACGATCACGCCCGCTCCCGTGGGGCCCGCGAGCCGGGGTCCGGACGCCCGACGAAGCGCGAAAGGCGGCGCATTCATGCCTTTCTGGAGCCCGATGACGGCTTCGGGGAAAACGAATCCTGACCGGGCGGCGCCACGGGATCCATATACTCTCGCGGCGGCCTTCCGGACCGTATCGCGTTCTTGCGGCCCGCCCGCAAACGGGATACCCAATCGGGGACGATGCGCGCCCGGACGGGGAGCCATCCGCGCGCGGCGCCGACAGGCGCCGGGCGCGCCGGAAGGCAGACCGCGTCAAACCGGTCGCGCTGCGTAAGACAAGAGGATTGCGATGACATACGTCGTCACCGACAACTGCATCAAGTGCAAGTACATGGACTGCGTCGAGGTCTGCCCTGTGGATTGCTTCTACGAGGGCGACAACATGCTGGTGATTCATCCCGACGAATGCATCGATTGCGGGGTCTGCGAACCGGAGTGCCCGGCCGAAGCCATCCTGCCCGACACCGACAACGGGCTCGAGAAGTGGCTGACGGTCAACGCCGAATACGCGGTCAAATGGCCCAACATCACGATCAAGCGCGAGGCTCCGCCCGACGCGAAGGAATTTGACGGCGAGACGGGCAAGTTCGAGAAATACTTTTCCCCCGAGCCCGGCCAGGGCGACTGAGCGGCCTCGCACCGCGCGGGCGCTCTCCGGCTCCCGAAGGCGAACGGAACGGCGAGAATCGGCAACGGCCTCCGCTCAACCATCCGCCGGACTGCGCCGCAACGCGAATTTTTCGGCGGCGCAGCATGGCGCCGCCCGTCTCTTTTAAGACCCGGAATCAGCCGGGCCGGCGCCGGGGCGGACACTGGAACGCGCCCAAAACCTTAGCAGTTCCAAGGATATGGACGGGTCAGCCGGACGCGCGCGCGCGCTGTGAGATGCTGCGGCATTCCGTCACGGAAGGCAGGGGTGATTAACGAATTTCCGACGGATCCTTTGAAAACCGCCGATTCTGTGTTATATTTGAAAATCAAGTGACACCGTATTGGAATTATTCCCACCCGGCGGAGGTAATTGGTCGCTGCCCTCTAAGGTCGCTGTCCTGCTATCGGCAAACCCGTGTCGATATTCCTGTGTCGATGGATCATCATCGATTTTCGAACACCCGGCTCACAGGCATCGACCCTCCGGTGCCTTGTAACAGGTATCGGCTGGCAAGGTCCAGCCACCAGGGTCGAACGCCGGCCACAAGGGTCGATCGGATGTGTACCGAACAGGCATATCGCGAAATCGCTGCAAGACAATAGCAGCCGACTGATAACGACGACAGACACAAACCGCGACCAGACCGGCCGGAGACGCAACAATCGACCATCCTCAGGCGCGCAACCGTCCGACTCCGATCTTCTGCTGCAAGCAGCGTTGCTTCACGCAAGGACCGGCACGGAGATGGATCCGCCTGTCACCATCACAGAAGCGCGCCGCAGCGCGCCTCGTCATCGGCCTCCTGGAGAGGCCGGCAACTGCGCAGGAGTAAGCAAGCGTATGGCCACACCCGCAAAGAAGACCGCGCAGCGTCAGGGTTTCAAGACCGGCGAGCACATTGTCTATCCGGCGCATGGCGTCGGTCAGATCACCGCCATTGAAGATCAGGAAGTCGCCGGCCACAAGCTCGAATTGCTGGTCATCAACTTCGAAAAAGACAAGATGACCCTTCGCGTTCCGGTCGCCAAGATCGTGTCTGTCGGCATGCGCAAGCTCGCCGACGCGGACACGGTCAAGAAGTCGCTGGAGACCGTCCGCGGCCGGCCGCGCGTCAAGCGCACCATGTGGAGCCGCCGGGCGCAGGAATATGAAGCCAAGATCAACTCCGGCGACCTGATTTCCATCGCCGAAGTCGTGCGCGACCTGTACCGCTCCGACACGCAGCCCGAGCAGTCCTACTCCGAGCGCCAGCTCTACGAGGCGGCTCTTGACCGCATGGCGCGCGAGATCCAGGCGCTCAACAAGTCGACCGAGACCGAGGCCATCCGCGAGATCGAGCAGAACCTCGCCAAGGCCCCCAAGCGCGGCGTCGCCAAGGATGCCGAGAGCACCGAGGCCGCCGCCGCTACCGTGGAAACCACGGGCGACAGCGCCGTCTCCCGCGAGGAAGCGGCCTAAGCCAACCGGGCCGGCCCACGCACATGACCGCAAATCAAGGCCCGGCCACCCGCCGGGCCTTTTTTGTGCACGCAAACGCGGGAGCGCCTCACACAGTCTTGAATTGTGCCGCGCGCCCCGCGGGCCTACTGATCAGGGGTGATCGCTTCCCGCAGGTTCGCGCCCGGGACTTCCGAGATCCACTTTGACATCGTCGTTCCGGCGCATCGGACCTGCTTCGCGGCAAGAGCGGAGAGGAAGCCCATGCGGCAGCCGGTCAGTCCCCGGCGCCAGTTCGTCCGCAAGGCGATGCAGGCGCCCTATCTCTCACGCGAGGAAGAGCACGCGCTCGCGCTGCGCTGGCGCGAGAACCGCGACACCGCAGCCCTTGAGCGCCTGACGCTGGCCCACATGCGCCTCGTCATCGCGCTCGCCTCGCGCTTCCGCGGCTTCCGCCTGTCGATGAGCGACATGATCCAGGAGGGCAGCGTCGGGCTGATGGAGGCGGCCGCCCGCTTCGAGCCCGAACGCGGGGTGCGCTTTTCAACCTACGCAAGCTGGTGGATTCGCGCCTCCATCCAGGACTACGTGCTGCGCAACTGGTCGATCGTGCGCGGCGGCACCTCGTCGACCCAGAAGGCGCTGTTCTTCAATCTCCGGCGGCTGCGCGCGCGGCTGTCCACCGGCGCGGAACCGCTCTCCGGACCGCAGCTCTATCGCGAGATCGCGGAAGCCATTGGCGTCAAGCCGGCCGACGTGGAACTGATGAACGCCCGCCTGTCCGGGCCCGACACGTCGCTCAACGCGCCGTTACCCGACTCCGAAGGCTCCGGCGCGGACAGGCAGGATTTTCTTGTCTGCGAGAACTCCCTGCCCGATGAAACCGTCGGCGAGACGATCGACCAGGAGCGCCGCCGCCGCTGGCTGGGCCGGGCCCTGACCGTGCTGAGCGAGAGGGAATTGCGCATCGTGCGCGAACGCCGGCTGAGCGACGACGGCGTGACGCTGGAGACGCTGGGCCGCGCGCTCGGCATCTCCAAGGAACGCGTCCGCCAGATCGAGGCCCGCGCGCTGCAAAAACTCCGCGCCGCCCTGCAACACGACCAGCCGGCATTCCACTAGGACATCGGGATGCCGGCCTTGCGTCCGTCGCCGATCCTTCATTCCCCTAGGACGCCGGAAAGCCCTGGCGTCGCCGGCCCCGCGTCTGTCGCCGATCCTTCGAGACGGCCCTTCGGGCCTCCTCAGGATGACGTTGAACAAGCGGTGAAATCCTAAATATATCAACACGATGACGTCATCCTGAGGAGCCGTCGAAGACGGCGTCTCGAAGGATCGGCCACCCGTTCAGCTACCCATCCGGCCACCCATCCGGCCACCCGTCCGGGCGCCGGTTGAGGAGGGCCCCATCCGTCCCCGCCGGGCGCTCCCGTCTAGTCCACCACCAGCTTCACGGCCATGCCCGGGCGAAGCCGCGTGTTGCTGTCCACGGCATTGAGAACGGTGAACAGCTCCACCCGCCGCGACGGGTCCACGCCGCTCATCCGCCGCGCCAGATCGTGCACGGTCTCGCCCTCGTTCACCGAAACGATGCGGATCGACAGCGGCTGCAGCCGCGCCCGCTCCGTCGGGCTCAACTGGCGGAAACTCGCCAGCGTGCGCTCGAACACGTCGGAGAAGCTTGCCGAGGGCTCGCGGCTGGCGACGATGAAGCGATAGGCCGTCTGGCCCAGCCGCACCACGCCGATGCGGAAGGTCCAGCCTTCCGCGAGCGCGCTGGCGGTGACCGCCGGCAGGCCATTGACGGTGGTGCTGCGGATGCTGCGCTCGATCAGCCCGTTGATCCAGCCCGAACGCAGATAGTCCGCCAGATTGTCGTCCTCGGCCAGCTCCGCGCCGTCAAAGCGCAACGCCGCGCCATTGCCGTTGCTGGCGAGCACCGCCTGCGGCGAGTTTTCCAGAACGAATCCCTTTGGCACGGTGAAACCGATGCCCAGCGCCTTGTGCAGGAAGGACCGGCCGCGAATGAAGCCCTGCAGCGGATCGTCGCCAAACAGCATGCCGGAGAGATGCGGCAGATAGTCGTCGCGATCGCTGGCGACACCGCCCGGCGCGCCGATCTCGCGCGCGGCCTTCACAGCCCGCGCCACCCGGTCGGGCGTCGCGGGATGGGTTGACAGAAAGTCGGGCGCGGTCTGCACGTCGTCGCCCGCGCTGGCGTAGGCGGCGAACCGCCCCATGCTCTCCAGGAAGCGCGATGCCGCGTAAGGATCGTAGCCCGCGCGCGCCAGCGTGCGCACGCCGATGGCGTCCGCCTGCAGCTCCTGCACCTGGGTGAAGCGCGCCAGAGAGAGCTGCGACGACAGCACCGCCTCGCGCGCCGCGTCGGGATCGCGCACCACGTTGGAGACCACGCGGCTGACCAGCGCCGCCGCTTCCTCGCGCTGCTGGCGCGCGTTGGCGTGGCGCGCCGTCACATGCGCCATTTCGTGCGCCAGCACGGCGGCCAGCTCGGAGCTGTCATTGGCCAGCGCCAGCAGCCCGCGCGTGGCGTAGAGATAGCCGCCGGGCAGCGCGAAGGCGTTGACGGTCGGTGAATTCAGGATGGTGATGCGGTATCCCTGCGAGGGATCTTCGGAGGCGGCCACCAGCCGGCCGACGGTGCTGGCGATGACCTCTTCCGCCTGCTTGTTCTTGTAGACGCCGCCGTAGCGCGCGACCACGCGCGGATGCTCGCGCGCGCCGATCGCCGCGTCCGGATCCTGGAAGAAGGCGCCCGAACCGCCGTTGACCAGGGAAACCTTGCTGGACGACGTCAGCTGGCAGCCGGCGAGCGCCGCGAGGCACAGGCCCAATGCCGCCCAGCGCGCAACGCGCCGCGCGCGCGTACGCGCGGCGAACGCGGGCCGTGCCTGATTCAGTCTTGCGTTGATGACCGCCGTTTCACTCACGCCCGTCAACCACCTCGATCTCGCCGGGCCGCCTCACGTCCATGGCCGCGCCGTTCCATTCGCGCAGCCATCCGCGCACCCTGACCAAATGCCCTTTCAGGCCAACCGGATGCCGCCCCGCCGCCGCGAAGCGCTGCACATCGCTTGCACGCACTGTTACCGTGAAATCGGTGCTCCAGTCGCGCCCAAAATTCAAATAATGCGTGGATTTCGTTTCGCCAACCGAGACCACCCGTCCCGCGACGATCCGCCATCCGCCTGCCGCCTTCGCAAGTGCGGGATCGCCCGCTGACAAGACCCGGTTTTCCGGATGCCGCCACAACCCGCGCCCTGCCTCGC is a genomic window containing:
- the fdxA gene encoding ferredoxin FdxA, translating into MTYVVTDNCIKCKYMDCVEVCPVDCFYEGDNMLVIHPDECIDCGVCEPECPAEAILPDTDNGLEKWLTVNAEYAVKWPNITIKREAPPDAKEFDGETGKFEKYFSPEPGQGD
- a CDS encoding CarD family transcriptional regulator, giving the protein MATPAKKTAQRQGFKTGEHIVYPAHGVGQITAIEDQEVAGHKLELLVINFEKDKMTLRVPVAKIVSVGMRKLADADTVKKSLETVRGRPRVKRTMWSRRAQEYEAKINSGDLISIAEVVRDLYRSDTQPEQSYSERQLYEAALDRMAREIQALNKSTETEAIREIEQNLAKAPKRGVAKDAESTEAAAATVETTGDSAVSREEAA
- a CDS encoding RNA polymerase factor sigma-32 — its product is MRQPVSPRRQFVRKAMQAPYLSREEEHALALRWRENRDTAALERLTLAHMRLVIALASRFRGFRLSMSDMIQEGSVGLMEAAARFEPERGVRFSTYASWWIRASIQDYVLRNWSIVRGGTSSTQKALFFNLRRLRARLSTGAEPLSGPQLYREIAEAIGVKPADVELMNARLSGPDTSLNAPLPDSEGSGADRQDFLVCENSLPDETVGETIDQERRRRWLGRALTVLSERELRIVRERRLSDDGVTLETLGRALGISKERVRQIEARALQKLRAALQHDQPAFH
- a CDS encoding M48 family metalloprotease, which produces MSETAVINARLNQARPAFAARTRARRVARWAALGLCLAALAGCQLTSSSKVSLVNGGSGAFFQDPDAAIGAREHPRVVARYGGVYKNKQAEEVIASTVGRLVAASEDPSQGYRITILNSPTVNAFALPGGYLYATRGLLALANDSSELAAVLAHEMAHVTARHANARQQREEAAALVSRVVSNVVRDPDAAREAVLSSQLSLARFTQVQELQADAIGVRTLARAGYDPYAASRFLESMGRFAAYASAGDDVQTAPDFLSTHPATPDRVARAVKAAREIGAPGGVASDRDDYLPHLSGMLFGDDPLQGFIRGRSFLHKALGIGFTVPKGFVLENSPQAVLASNGNGAALRFDGAELAEDDNLADYLRSGWINGLIERSIRSTTVNGLPAVTASALAEGWTFRIGVVRLGQTAYRFIVASREPSASFSDVFERTLASFRQLSPTERARLQPLSIRIVSVNEGETVHDLARRMSGVDPSRRVELFTVLNAVDSNTRLRPGMAVKLVVD